Proteins found in one Planococcus citri chromosome 2, ihPlaCitr1.1, whole genome shotgun sequence genomic segment:
- the LOC135834140 gene encoding ribonuclease H-like gives MSEKEIPSTTFLKCMENKLDPEKDLIYDTDGYVRVTADGACSKNGDINAIAGIGICFAPDSKMNISERIVNKHYATSNNLAELMAIHVALRVLKANNIKKVKLLSDSNYAVKALNYSISTWQTNNWKNAKNKPVHHEMLFKKILELKMEFESVEFIHVYARKHEYTNIIADNLAKKAVYTVEQKQQYGNEDLIVRRVYGIVGRARGARSKGREWGEERGSTVCNGL, from the exons atGTCTGAGAAAGAAATTCCCTCgacgacatttttaaaatgcatggAAAATAAATTAGATCCAGAAAAGGACTTAATTTATGACACCGATGGCTACGTCAGGGTGACAGCTGACGGGGCTTGCTCCAAAAATGGCGATATAAATGCCATAGCTGGAATTGGAATCTGTTTCGCTCCAGActccaaaatgaacatttctgaaagaattGTCAATAAGCATTATGCCACTTCTAACAATTTGGCAGAATTAATGGCGATTCATGTGGCACTTAGAGTACTAAAAgcgaataatattaaaaaagtaaaacttttgagTGACAGCAATTATGCTGTAAAAGCTCTAAATTATAGCATATCAACATGGCAAACGAATAActggaaaaatgctaaaaacaaaCCAGTTCATCATGAAATGCTATTCAAGAAAATTCTAgaattaaaaatggaatttgaaagcgtagaatttattcatgtttacGCCAGAAAACATGAATACACGAATATAATTGCTGATAACCTTGCGAAAAAGGCTGTCTACACAGTCGAGCAAAAACAGCAAT acggAAATGAAGATCTTATTGTGCGACGAGTGTACGGAATCGTTGGCCGAGCCAGGGGAGCACGCTCCAAAGGACGAGAATGGGGTGAAGAAAGAGGATCCACCGTATGTAACGGTTTGTAA